The following nucleotide sequence is from Photobacterium gaetbulicola Gung47.
CCTTAAGGTTGAGGCACGCGTGATTGAGATGGCATCCAGCAAACTGAACTTCTTCGTTCGCGGCCCTATGATCTCCCCGCCGCTTGACGATATTGCGCAATCGTCTCGTCGATAAGCGCCTCATTGCAACCGAGGTAATGTTGCGGCTTGCATGCCTCATCAATTTCTTGCGGTGATAGCATGGCACAAACCGCCGCGTCTTGTTTCAGTACCTCTGCCAGACTTCCCTCTGCGGGTGCCTTCGCAATGGCGGCTTGTACCCTGCGATAGCCTTCGCCTCGGCCGGCTTTATCGGCCACTTTCATCATCACCGCTTCCGACATGATAAAGTTGCGGGAGGCTTCGAAGTTGTCACGCATCCGCTGCTTGTTGACGACAAGGTTCGCTACCAACCGCAGGGCCCGTTCCAGTGCAGTGGAGACCGCCAATGACGACTCCGGCACCAAACTCCAGTTCAGCACCCGCATCGAGGCAGAACGGACATCATGCTGATCCATCAGGTTTGGCGCACTGCCAGCGTACATCCAGCCCATACGCGATAGGGTTTGGATCATATTGGCGGCTCGCGGGTTGGCTTTGTGCGGCATGGTGCTTGAGCCACCGCCAGCCTCGCCTTCTCGAACCTCCGCAATCGAGGCCCGCCCCATGGTTTCGGTATCGTTGGCGATCCGGCACAGGGTGCCGTGCACCAATGCAAAGAACTGGATCAGCTCGGCAATATTATCCAAACTGGCATTAGCCAGCCCTCTAGGCTCAGTCAGACCAAGAGCAGAAAACAATCCACTTCGCACCGCCAGCCCCTGCGGACCAATCGACGATAGGTTACCCACCGCCCCGCCGTACATGCCGGTGATTGCACGCGGGTATAGCTCATCAAGACGAACAATGTGCCGGGTCACTTCCTGCAAATAACTGCTTACCTGCAGCCCCCAGGTGGTTGGCAAGGCGTCCATCGCATTGGTCCTCGCCACCATCACGGTTTGCTTGTGGGTAAGGGCCATGCCTTCAAGCTGATCGCCCAAACTAACTAGCTGGGTACGAACCAAGTCCAGCGTTTGCTTTACCCGCATTGCCAAGCTGGTATCCAGCAAGTCCTGGGTTGTACAGCCCCAGTGCAGGTACTTTTTAACGTAATCATCACCTTGCTCTGTGAGCTGATCAACCAAAGGTTTGATTGCCATGCCGACCGACTGGGTATCCTGCGCCAACCGAACCCAGTCGATATTGCCGGTAACACAAACCTGCTCTATCGAGGTGACAGCCTGCTGCGGAATGAGCCCAAGTTCAGCCTGAACCCTGGCAATACTGCTCTCGAAAGTTAGCCAAGTTTGGATAAGGTTATCGTCAGACCATATCCGCTTCATATCCTTTTGGGTAAAAAGCGGGGAATAAAGGGTTGAGTCAAAAACAGAGACATTTGAACCGGGCATATACTTCATCCTAAGCGCCAATAAATGTAATGAGAAGAACCCTCCTACTATAGAGATTGCTAAGAGCTTAACAAACCACTCGAAGCACAATTTCCGTACAATGAATATGATGCCACTGACCACTTGTTGATTTTCCAATCAACAATAAGTCCTTTCGTGCTTCCATCGCTCTAAAGTGCCTACCGGCAACACGATAACCGACTACATATACATCAGAGAAATGCGGTTTAACCAAACTCTGACAGGGCTGCCTGTTCAATTCGCACCAACATATATAGAGTGAATGCAAGTTGTATATTACCCAATAAAATCATTAATTTACATGCATGCACTAAGGTGTTTTCAATGAGAAGTTTATTACTTTTATTTACCCTGATTCTTACTTTCAGCCAACCGGCCTTCGCCAAGGACTGGGAGCATTTAGCCGAGCGCCGTGTTACCTACCGAGAGGATACCGACCGGGTAAATATCAACCGGCATAATCGCGATATTCGCCAGGTGCGCCTCAAGTCCAAGCAAGGCATTATTAATATGGAATCGATCACTTTACACTTTCGGGACGGCAGTCAAATAGTCACCGACGACCTAGGCATTCTCTTGAAAGGAAAAACCAGCCGCGCCATCTCAGTTCCCCGTCATCAGGCCCGTAACCTGAGACAAATTACCTTCAAGTACAAAAGTGTCGGCAATAAAAAAACAGATCTGGCAGGAATGACCAAGCGTGGCATTGTCGAAATACAGACCAAACGGCGCTAATTGCCAGGCCGTTAATTTCTTGAACCATATAGCTAACGAGAAATGAAAAAAAAGCGGGCACCAGCCCGCTGCAAATTAAGCCTAATCAAGCAACATCCATATTGCTTAGAACCATTACCCAATCAACAATACAGAACGATGTACTATAAATCAAGTAAGTCAACTCACACATTTCCATCAACAACTGCAATCCACCGCACTAAATGCAACTAAACGCTTAGGCGCAACATAACAACTTAGGCCAAACTTATGTGACACCATGTTGTAGGGATTTTCTCATGGGGTCGAACCGGTATGCCGATTGATCTAGCACCGATAATCTTTGAACTATGTGCGATTATTATCAGCGCAGCTATCCTCGGTACGCTTTTTTTATATGCCAGCCAACCCATTATCCTGGCCTACATTGCAGCCGGTGTTATTATCGGCCCCCACGGCTTCAACCTAGTCCCTCACCCCGAGCACATCACGCAAATTGGCAATATTGGCGTCATCTTGCTGCTATTCCTCATCGGCCTCAACCTGCAGCCCAACAAGCTACTTAACCTGTTCAAAGAGAGTGCGATCATTACGCTCGGTACCTGCGCTTTCTTCTTTACCATCACCCTTTTGTTCTGCTTGGCGATTCAACTGTCGCTGCTCGATGCAGTGATCTGTGCAGCAGCATTGATGTTTTCCAGTACGGTCATTGGCTTGAAGTTAATACCAACAACGACGTTGCATCATCAGCGGATGGGTGAGGTGATCACCAGCATCTTGCTGGTCCAGGACATCATCGCGATCAGTGTGATTATCTTTCTCAATATGAATAGTGGCAACGCCATGTTGGTCGGCTTTTTATTGATGCTGGGGAAGTTCGTCGCGATCTGTACGTTGGCATTCATTGGCGTGCGCTATATTATCTTTCCCCTTTTCAGAAGGTTCGACGTGATACAGGAATACAGCTTCCTGGCAACCCTCGCGTGGTGCTTCTTCTGGGCTGAACTAAGCCACCAGGTGGGGTTATCTTATGAAAGCGGAGCGTTCATTGCCGGGATTTCGATTGCGACCAGCCGGGTATCCCAAGCGATTTCTGTCCATTTAAAGCCGCTGCGTGAGTTCTTCCTGATCTTGTTCTTCTTTGCTATTGGCGCAAGGATGAATTTCAGCGACTGGAATATCTATACCTTCTTTGGCCTGGCATTTGGCGCATTGCTGGTGGCTATCAAATACTGGGGGTTCGCCTTTGCATTGAAGCTCGCTCGGGAAAAACCCACAATGCAACATGAACTGAGCGCTAGACTCAGCCAAGCCAGTGAGTTTTCCTTTCTGGTTGCCTATGCCGCCATGATCAGCGGCATATTGTCGATAGAAGCCACCCTGTTTATCCAAATGGCCACCATAACCACCTTTATCATCTCGACCTACTGGGTGGTAAACCGCTTTCCCACCCCAATCTCTACGGTCAAGAAACTCCGCAAAGATTAGCCGGCCTCATTGCCCCCTCCCGGAGCCATTCCCGCCGGCAAACGGCCTAGTCGCCTGCAGCACGATCCCGCCGGTATTGAATGTAATATGTATCATGGTTAGGCGTGCAAAGTCTTTCTGCAACGCCTTGTTCGCTAACCAACCGTCAACACTGCTGATACCTGTTTTGAGGGCTCGCTGAAAACTGCGGTTATCAACCAGAATAAACGTTCGGGCAGCGGAGAAATCCGCCTGATTGACCAGAGTGAATAGCTGGTCATCAAGCTTCTGCTGCTCCACCTCCTTGAAACCTGCTAGCACATCCAACGTCTTATCACCGACGGTTACTTTGGCAAAGACATAGTGCTGGCGGCGCAAGCCTGCAAGTACCGCGTTGTAATTGGCCAATGACATATCAAGGGTATATTCCATCCGGTTGACGACCCCGTCAGCGATGAAGGCGGTCAGCAAGCCACCTTCGGCATTGAACAAATGGGTCTCATCAAAACAAAACGCAGCGCCTTCCTGCTCGATACTTTCGGCGTCATTACCCTGATATAAGACTGAGCAATCAAAGCCCTGAGGTAGCGAGCGGACATGACTGACCGAGTCGCCAAAATCAATATCGTGAAGTAAAACCGTCGCAAGGGCAGCAGGAGAGAACAAAGTAAAAAACACGCTCTGAATAAGCAGGTAGCAGGACAGCTTGATGCGGGATAACGCAAGGTATTGGATATTGGTATCCAGGGACAGAAAAAACATGATCAACACTCCATGTATCGTCCCGATTATATACCAGACAAAAAAAAGGCTGCAATTCCTTAGCCTAGCAGAATTGCAGCCACTACGGTCAGCATTAACGTAGTAAAAAGTGGGATAACTCAGCTTCGGAGAACCTTGTTATCCCAGAGCGGTAATCGGTATTTAGCTCATTTGTATTTGTTATGTCGCCGTTAAAGCTTGTGTTACATCGACCAGATGAAGTAAATCTGGGATTTCATGCGGATAATAATGCCGCGAATAACATCTAAGAAAGCCAAGAAGTCAATCGGCTTTTCTGCACTTATCCACGCTAGGCCAACCGAACCAACCGGAATGTCATAGTCGCCAGGTTCTGTCAGCTTCAAGCGGACAAAATGGTGTTTATTCAGCGCATTTTTCCCTGTCAT
It contains:
- a CDS encoding putative sodium/hydrogen antiporter family protein (COG0475,COG1226), with translation MPIDLAPIIFELCAIIISAAILGTLFLYASQPIILAYIAAGVIIGPHGFNLVPHPEHITQIGNIGVILLLFLIGLNLQPNKLLNLFKESAIITLGTCAFFFTITLLFCLAIQLSLLDAVICAAALMFSSTVIGLKLIPTTTLHHQRMGEVITSILLVQDIIAISVIIFLNMNSGNAMLVGFLLMLGKFVAICTLAFIGVRYIIFPLFRRFDVIQEYSFLATLAWCFFWAELSHQVGLSYESGAFIAGISIATSRVSQAISVHLKPLREFFLILFFFAIGARMNFSDWNIYTFFGLAFGALLVAIKYWGFAFALKLAREKPTMQHELSARLSQASEFSFLVAYAAMISGILSIEATLFIQMATITTFIISTYWVVNRFPTPISTVKKLRKD
- a CDS encoding adenylosuccinate lyase (COG0015) — its product is MPGSNVSVFDSTLYSPLFTQKDMKRIWSDDNLIQTWLTFESSIARVQAELGLIPQQAVTSIEQVCVTGNIDWVRLAQDTQSVGMAIKPLVDQLTEQGDDYVKKYLHWGCTTQDLLDTSLAMRVKQTLDLVRTQLVSLGDQLEGMALTHKQTVMVARTNAMDALPTTWGLQVSSYLQEVTRHIVRLDELYPRAITGMYGGAVGNLSSIGPQGLAVRSGLFSALGLTEPRGLANASLDNIAELIQFFALVHGTLCRIANDTETMGRASIAEVREGEAGGGSSTMPHKANPRAANMIQTLSRMGWMYAGSAPNLMDQHDVRSASMRVLNWSLVPESSLAVSTALERALRLVANLVVNKQRMRDNFEASRNFIMSEAVMMKVADKAGRGEGYRRVQAAIAKAPAEGSLAEVLKQDAAVCAMLSPQEIDEACKPQHYLGCNEALIDETIAQYRQAAGRS